Proteins encoded by one window of Cinclus cinclus chromosome 14, bCinCin1.1, whole genome shotgun sequence:
- the ADRA1B gene encoding alpha-1B adrenergic receptor: MIFKMNTYLGDKSNTSVPGYFKGSALNDGSFSANNSNETGSNLDSPALATSRAIIVGLILGAFILFAIIGNILVILSVACNRHLRIPTNYFIVNLAIADLLLSFTVLPFSATLEVLGYWVLGRIFCDIWAAVDVLCCTASILSLCAISIDRYIGVRYSLQYPTLVTRRRAILALLAVWVLSMVISIGPLLGWKEPAPQDDRECRITEEPFYALFSSLGSFYIPLIVILVMYCRVYIVAKRTTRNLEAGVMKEMSNSKELTLRIHYKHEDTLNNARSKGHNPRNSLAFRLLKFSREKKAAKTLGIVVGMFILCWLPFFIVLPLGSLFSALKPPETIFKVIFWLGYFNSCLNPIIYPCSSKEFKRAFIQILRCQCHRRKQLGWWPYSYRNWNRCSLEHARRDSLEDSGSFLSGSQRTLSSASPSPGYVSRISHPQLELCTLQECRNCSSLLSPARQASGQQGHCQFFTFQLLPEHNGHGPAASQGSGSEPTGTP; the protein is encoded by the exons ATGATTTTTAAGATGAATACCTACCTTGGTGATAAATCCAATACATCAGTACCGGGATATTTCAAAGGCTCTGCGCTAAATGATGGCAGTTTTTCTGCGAACAACTCCAACGAGACAGGAAGCAACCTGGATTCACCTGCCTTGGCCACCAGCAGGGCGATCATTGTGGGGCTGATCCTCGGTGCCTTTATTCTCTTTGCTATCATAGGTAATATCCTGGTAATCCTCTCAGTGGCTTGCAACAGACATTTAAGAATCCCTACGAACTATTTCATCGTTAACCTGGCCATAGCAGACCTGCTGCTGAGTTTCACTGTGCTGCCGTTCTCTGCCACGCTGGAAGTGCTTGGCTACTGGGTTTTGGGGAGGATATTCTGTGACATCTGGGCAGCGGTggatgtgctgtgctgcacagcctCCATTCTGAGCCTGTGTGCCATTTCCATCGACAGATACATCGGGGTCCGCTATTCCCTGCAGTACCCCACGCTGGTCACCAGGAGAAGGGCGATTTTAGCTCTCCTGGCAGTTTGGGTCCTGTCCATGGTGATTTCCATCGGACCTCTGCTGGGCTGGAAGGAGCCGGCCCCGCAGGACGACAGGGAGTGCCGGATCACCGAGGAGCCCTTCTATGCTCTCTTCTCCTCCCTGGGCTCCTTTTACATCCCTTTAATCGTCATCCTCGTCATGTACTGCCGGGTCTACATCGTGGCCAAAAGGACTACCAGGAACCTGGAAGCTGGGGTGATGAAGGAAATGTCCAACTCCAAGGAGCTGACCTTACGGATTCATTACAAGCACGAGGACACCTTAAACAACGCCAGATCCAAGGGTCACAATCCCAGGAACTCCTTAGCtttcaggcttttaaaattCTCCAGAGAAAAGAAGGCGGCCAAGACGTTGGGAATTGTGGTGGGCATGTTTATCCTGTGCTGGCTCCCCTTCTTCATCGTCCTGCCACTGG GATCCCTGTTCTCAGCTCTGAAGCCCCCTGAAACGATCTTCAAGGTGATTTTTTGGCTTGGCTACTTCAACAGCTGCTTGAATCCCATCATCTACCCCTGCTCCAGCAAGGAGTTCAAGAGGGCTTTTATCCAGATCCTGAGGTGCCAGTGCCACCGGCGCAAGCAGCTGGGCTGGTGGCCCTACAGCTACAGAAACTGGAACCGCTGCTCCTTGGAGCACGCCAGGAGAGATTCCCTGGAAGACAGCGGCAGCTTCCTGAGCGGCAGCCAGAGGACTTTGTCCtcagcatcccccagccccggctACGTGAGCAGGATCAGCCACccgcagctggagctgtgcacgctgcaggagtgcaggaactgcagctccctgctcagcccgGCCCGCCAGGCCAGCGGGCAGCAGGGCCACTGCCAGTTCTTCACCTTCCAGCTCCTGCCCGAGCACAACGGGCACGGCCCCGCTGCCAGCCAGGGCTCTGGGAGCGAGCCCACGGGCACACCCTGA